A region from the Bacillota bacterium genome encodes:
- a CDS encoding ABC transporter ATP-binding protein: MIIAEGLTKQYGNLIACNQLSLHVRAGELFGFLGPNGAGKTTTIKMLTGLLTPTSGTAKIAGVNVQEDPVRAKSHMALVPDSPNIYEKLTAREFLQFAAQLRNLDQAEASRRIDELLDLFELSDRADELCGSFSHGMRQKVCLSAALLGKPKVLFLDEPTVGLDPKSARLIKDILRNFTAEGGTVFMSTHILEIAEQMCDRVGIIQRGKLIALGTIDELRQNAHHVETGKPISLEDLFLELTAKNDDPENDSE, translated from the coding sequence ATGATTATCGCAGAAGGGTTGACCAAACAATATGGTAATCTGATCGCGTGCAACCAGTTGTCTTTACACGTCCGTGCCGGCGAACTCTTTGGTTTTCTCGGGCCCAATGGCGCCGGCAAGACAACCACGATCAAGATGCTCACGGGTCTTTTGACCCCCACCTCTGGGACGGCCAAAATCGCGGGAGTCAACGTCCAAGAGGATCCAGTGCGGGCCAAGAGCCACATGGCCTTGGTACCCGATTCACCCAATATTTACGAAAAGTTGACCGCCCGGGAATTCTTACAGTTTGCAGCCCAGTTGCGGAACCTAGACCAGGCCGAGGCCTCTAGGCGGATCGATGAGCTTTTAGACCTGTTTGAGCTCAGCGATCGGGCCGATGAATTGTGCGGTAGTTTCTCCCACGGTATGAGGCAGAAAGTATGTCTTTCCGCCGCCCTGTTGGGAAAACCCAAAGTCCTATTCCTCGACGAGCCCACCGTAGGCCTAGATCCTAAAAGCGCCCGTCTGATTAAGGACATTCTGCGAAACTTCACCGCGGAGGGTGGTACGGTGTTCATGTCCACCCATATTTTGGAAATAGCTGAGCAAATGTGCGACCGGGTGGGAATCATCCAGCGGGGCAAGCTCATCGCCCTAGGCACCATCGATGAGTTGCGACAGAATGCCCATCATGTAGAGACGGGCAAGCCCATCAGTCTCGAGGACCTGTTCCTAGAGCTCACCGCCAAGAACGATGATCCAGAGAATGACAGTGAGTAG